Within Actinomycetes bacterium, the genomic segment TGGGACTTGGCCACGATCGATGAGCTGGGTGCGGCGTACGAGCTGCTGGGTCGGGACCCCGAGCTAAGGGTCGGGGTGATCTTCGGCCACGGCCCGCACTTCTCGGCCGGCCTGGACCTGGCCGAGGTGGGGGCGGCGGTCGCCTCACAGGGACCGGCCGCGCTCTCGGGCAACCACGCGTTCGACCCGTTCGGGGTCTGGCGCGAACCAGTCCCGAAGCCCGTCGTGATGGCGGTGCAGGGGATCGCGTTCACGCTGTCGATCGAGCTGGCCCTCGCGTCGGACCTCGTGGTGGCGGCGGACGACGTCCGGTTCGCCCAGCTGGAGATCGCCCGGGGCATCCTGCCGTTCGGCGGGGCGACGTTCCGGGCGACCACCCGGCTGGGCTGGGGCAACGCGATGCGGTTCCTGCTGACCGCGGAGGAGTTCGGCGCCGTCGAGGCGTTGCGGATCGGGCTGGTCCAGGAGGTCGTCCCGGCCGGTGGGGAGCTCGGCCGGGCCCGTCAGCTAGCCGGGTCTATCGCCGCGCAGGCGCCGCTCGGGGTGCAGTCGACCCTGGCGAACGCACGGGTCGGGGAGGCCGAGGGTCCGGCTGCAGCCTCGGCGCACCTGGCCGGCCTGCTCCCCGGGGTACTGGCGAGCGAGGACGCCCGCGAGGGCCTGGCCAGCTTTGTCCAGCGCCG encodes:
- a CDS encoding crotonase/enoyl-CoA hydratase family protein — protein: MTQRVTVERDGHVLLMGVNRPEKRNAWDLATIDELGAAYELLGRDPELRVGVIFGHGPHFSAGLDLAEVGAAVASQGPAALSGNHAFDPFGVWREPVPKPVVMAVQGIAFTLSIELALASDLVVAADDVRFAQLEIARGILPFGGATFRATTRLGWGNAMRFLLTAEEFGAVEALRIGLVQEVVPAGGELGRARQLAGSIAAQAPLGVQSTLANARVGEAEGPAAASAHLAGLLPGVLASEDAREGLASFVQRRRADFSGR